A DNA window from Nymphalis io chromosome 28, ilAglIoxx1.1, whole genome shotgun sequence contains the following coding sequences:
- the LOC126779038 gene encoding uncharacterized protein LOC126779038: MEHNEEYHDPDYPETLTNIKEEAPILSEEEKIVKIKQIIHREFKNELNIRENEVTLIDQRMTTARRYLHQVRYSLVNNYYRDQKLQLSGSQIEDEVAAQTEPRARSEVSSILRESQRRLHPSVRKLVGKQTVDLEEIFRSREPRNKARKDYSAMVQTKNITISADSTISLRPSIEKMEEEEPCSSRPKKIPRQIDPKVNNVVTFDEITRNKKKHRYRIIIGNTSKYAPPASRADRSTHKWLLYVRGPPARADVSRVLRAVSVQLHHSYAPHHTVHIDKPPFQVSRRGWGEFPARVTLHFALPDRNRPATLTHTIKLDRHYTGLQTLGAETVADVWLYSTQEMLEFEYKADEEQMTLKPAEEIKQEEPPEAKCDPSETKVEQNDSWLDFFSKDTTEVNVDEMFVKNIKTEPEDNQSNEINETEHITEVNDDKHITANGDHDQVSNIHVKLEDPPTENNKPKKRIMKYMDPSTRKIYYLEMDRNLDLSKVQEIIINSQGDTQTAKISPIKTNGLKHVRNKKPVSLLKPEIKNLLKRDVESEKIQRRNELNHIENDHCYLATNWRAFDKKCNVTDEMNGVSLCDNLKTVIKKFTCTRVIVSYLLKNIPLISEEARNPDFVQCLPFVVENDEKYWKLDFAKRRNMEWSRAKLINKMLAERFKTDPSSVWRTKQILVYSRLHGYYPVLSENIQKEPDMETNEWSSWNDLENTRQIESNIRKLYPNASDISSLTLFDSEKYVDCNSSETLDLCDSDEEIDVVNIDAPVKVENVKTETEVALKTLPVDKDEKLMFYYIEKICADIGIELRNENIGSGYSYSAVHKVLLTAMKCFAEELIRSSLADQLSLSNDPQLPTIWTGSRARPALRPPHVYRAARAAPRARPLAAHALGAERRHAHAL; encoded by the exons ATGGAACATAACGAGGAATATCACGATCCGGATTATCCTGAGACGTTAACTAATATTAAAGAGGAGGCGCCAATCCTTTCCGAAGAGGAGAAAAttgtaaaaatcaaacaaataattCACCGCGAATTCAAGAATGAATTAAACATAAGAGAAAATGAAGTAACACTTATAGATCAAAg AATGACCACCGCTAGAAGATATCTACACCAAGTTCGATACTCGCtagtaaataattactataGGGATCAAAAGTTACAACTCAGTGGCAGTCAAATTGAAGACGAGGTGGCCGCACAGACTGAACCCAGAGCTAGATCGgaa GTATCGTCAATACTCCGTGAGAGTCAACGTCGTCTTCATCCGTCAGTTCGTAAGCTAGTCGGCAAACAAACAGTCGATTTAGAAGAAATATTCAGGTCGAGGGAGCCCAGGAACAAAGCGAGGAAGGATTATTCT GCGATGGTTCAAACGAAAAACATCACAATATCAGCTGATTCAACAATATCATTGCGGCCCAGCATAGAGAAGATGGAAGAAGAAGAGCCGTGCTCCAGTAGACCTAAGAAGATACCACGACAGATTGACCCCAAGGTCAACAACGTGGTCACGTTTGACGAAATCacaagaaataaaaagaaacacagatatagaattattatag GCAACACGTCGAAGTACGCGCCGCCCGCGTCGCGCGCGGACCGCTCGACGCACAAGTGGCTGCTGTACGTGCGCGGGCCGCCCGCGCGCGCAGACGTGTCGCGCGTGCTGCGCGCCGTGTCCGTGCAGCTGCACCACTCGTACGCGCCGCACCACACCGTGCACATCGA CAAGCCGCCGTTCCAGGTGTCGCGGCGCGGCTGGGGCGAGTTCCCGGCGCGCGTGACGCTGCACTTCGCGCTGCCCGACCGGAACCGGCCCGCCACGCTCACGCACACCATCAAGCTGGACCGCCACTACACCGGCCTGCAGACCCTCG gcGCCGAAACGGTAGCGGACGTTTGGTTATACAGTACGCAAGAAATGCTAGAATTTGAATACAAAGCTGACGAGGAACAGATGACTCTAAAACCGGCAGAGGAAATAAAGCAAGAGGAACCTCCTGAGGCCAAATGCGATCCGAGTGAAACGAAAGTAGAACAGAACGACAGCTGGCTCGATTTCTTCTCAAAAGACACGACAGAAGTCAACGTGGACGAAATGTTCGTTAAGAACATCAAAACGGAACCAGAAGACAACCAAAGCAATGAAATCAATGAAACTGAACACATAACGGAAGTAAACGATGATAAACACATAACAGCTAATGGTGATCACGACCAAGTTAGCAATATACATGTAAAGTTAGAAGATCCCCCAACAGAAAACAATAAACCTAAGAAGCGAATAATGAAATACATGGATCCATCaactagaaaaatatattatctagaaATGGATAGGAATCTAGATTTGAGTAAAGTAcaggaaataattattaattctcaAGGTGATACGCAAACAGCTAAAATAAGTCCGATCAAAACGAACGGTTTGAAACATGTAAGAAATAAGAAACCAGTTTCACTATTGAAGCCCGAGATCAAGAATCTACTTAAGAGAGATGTAGAATCTGAAAAGATTCAACGTAGAAACGAATTGAATCATATTGAAAACGATCATTGTTATCTAGCGACTAATTGGAGAGCGttcgataaaaaatgtaatgtaacggATGAAATGAACGGTGTGTCCCTTTGTGATAATCTTAAAACcgttataaaaaagtttacgTGTACGCGTGTGATTGTTAGTTACTTGTTGAAGAATATACCGTTAATAAGTGAGGAAGCGAGGAATCCGGACTTCGTTCAGTGTCTGCCGTTCGTCGTGGAGAACGATGAGAAATATTGGAAGTTGGACTTCGCTAAACGGAGAAATATGGAG TGGTCTCGAGCGAAATTGATCAACAAAATGCTCGCAGAACGTTTCAAAACCGACCCGTCGAGCGTTTGGCGGACGAAGCAAATTTTAGTATATTCCAGATTACACGGCTACTATCCGGTTCTATCCGAAAATATCCAGAAGGAACCGGATATGGAAACAAATGAATGGTCGTCGTGGAACGATTTGGAAAACACGAGGCAAATAGAATCCAATATTCGCAAGTTATATCCGAACGCTTCGGACATCAGCAGCCTAACTTTGTTCGATAGTGAAAAATATGTCGATTGTAATTCTTCAGAAACACTCGACTTGTGCGATTCGGACGAAGAGATCGACGTCGTAAATATAGATGCGCCGGTAAAAGTGGAAAATGTTAAAACGGAAACGGAAGTCGCGTTGAAAACGTTACCAGTTGATAAGGatgaaaaattaatgttttattacattgaaAAAATTTGTGCTGATATTGGAATTGAACTGCGGAATGAGAACATAGGGAGCGGATATAGTTatag TGCGGTACACAAAGTGCTACTAACGGCTATGAAGTGCTTCGCCGAGGAGCTGATACGGTCGTCCTTAGCAGACCAGCTGTCACTATCCAATGACCCACAGTTACCTACTATTTGGACCGG GAGCCGCGCGCGCCCGGCGCTGCGCCCGCCGCACGTGtaccgcgccgcccgcgccgcgccgcgcgcgcgcccgcTCGCCGCGCACGCGCTCGGCGCCGAGCGCCGCCACGCGCACGCGCTCTAA